AATAGTATCTTTTCTCATTTTTTCAAATTCTACATCATATTTTTTAAAACCTTTAGATATTTCTTCTCTAAATTGTTTAAAATCATTGTTATAAGTTTCAAATCCTTTAGTTATTTCTTCCCTTAATTTTACAATCGCTTCTCCAAATTTATCAAGTCTTTTTATTATTTCTTCTAAGCCTATAAGTCCAGTAACAGCATGACGAAATTCGACATCTTCTCTAAGTAATCTTAATAATCTTTCTTTAAATTCAGTATCCCTTAACATGCCCTAATATTATACCATTAAAAAAGTATTATATAAAGTTATCTTATTTTTAAAACAATTAAAAGTTTTTGTAATTAATTCTATTTAAAATTTCTAACATATATGAAATTTTTAAAAGCAACCTCATAATTTTTATTAAATAAAAAATACTTATACTTGGTGAATAAAGCTATTGAAATACTATATAGAAACTTATGGTTGCACTTCAAATAAATCCGATTCAGAAATAATGGAAGGAATTTTATTAGAAAAAGGTTTCCAAAAATCGAATATTGAAGAAGCTGAAATAATAATTATCAATACATGTGGTGTAAAAAAGCCTACTGAAGATAAAATCTTGAATAGAATAAAGAAGCTATCTACATTAGAAAAAAAGATAATTATTGCAGGTTGTTTACCAAAAATTGTTTTTGAAAAAGTAGTTAAAGTAGCTCCAAATTTTTCAGCAATAATAGACCCTTTTTCAATAGATAGAATTTCTGAAGTTTGCTTAAAAGTTTTAAATGGAGAAAAAGGATTAATTGTTTTTTCAAATAAATCTCCTATAAAGCCTTGTTTACCAAAAAAATCTTCAAGTAAAGTAATAGGAATAATTCAAATAGCTGAAGGATGCACTTCTGCTTGTAGTTATTGTTGTGTTAGATTTGCAAGAGGAAGATTACAAAGCTATCCTTATGAAAAAATATTAGAAGATTTAAGGAATTTTATTAATAATGGATTTAAGGAAATTTGGCTTACATCTCAAGATTTATCTGCATATAATTATAATGGATATAGGCTTCCAGAACTTTTAAATGAAATAAATAAAATTCCTGGAGAATTTTTTATAAGAGTAGGAATGATGAATCCAAGAACAGTTTTGCCAATTTATAAAGAATTAGCTATTTCTTTTAAAAATGAAAAAATATTCAAATTTTTACATTTGCCAATTCAATCAGGTTCAAATAAAGTTTTAAAAGATATGAATAGAGGGTATAAAATTGAAGATTTTAAAAAAATAGTTAATGAATTTAGAAAAGAAAATAATAATTTAACTTTATCGACAGATATAATTGTTGGATTTCCAACAGAAGAAGAAAATGATTTTGAAAAAACAATAGAATTGATTAAAGAAATAAAACCAGATATAATAAATATTTCAAAATTTTTTCCAAGACCTAAAACGCTTTTAGAAGGAAAACCTACTTTACCATTTGAAATAATTAAAAAAAGAATTAAGGAAATTTTTGAATTATCGAAAAAAATTTCATTTGAAAAAAATATTGAATATATTGGATGGGTTGGAAAAGTATTAATCGATGAGAAAGGTTGTGGGAATACATGGATAGGTAGAAATATTTCTTATAAGCCAGTAGTAGTAGAATCGAATAAAAATTTATTAGGAAAAATAATAGATGTTGAAATAGAATCTGTTAAAGCAACATATTTATTAGGAAAAATCCTTTTAGTATAAAAATAAAAACTTTATTAAGTAGTAGATTCTAGCTAAGTCAAATCAATAGGTGTATCCATGATTCATGAAAAAAGAAAATGTGTATATACCAGATATCTCAGCTATAGAGACAAATATATTGTCTCATTTGATTAGTGATAATAAGGTTCATGGAAAAATTTTAATTCATAAAGCAATTCTTTCAGAATTTGAGAAAAAAGCTGCAAGTGGTGATGATTTAGGTTTAAAAGCTTTAAAAAAGCTTAGGGAAATAACTAATGAAAAAGGAATAGAAATAGAATTTATAGATAATAAAGAAAATGAAATAGATTTTAAATCAGCTATTAGAGAATTAGCATTAAAAAAAGATGGATATCTTATTTCTTGTGATCCAATAACTTTAAAAGTAGCTGAAGCAATGGGTATAAAAGTTCTTTTTGAATTACCTGAAACAAAATTAAAACTTGAAGAGTTCTTTACTGAAAATGTCATGTCAGTACATTTAAAAGAAGGAGTAGTACCACGTGTGAAAAGAGGAGTTCCAGGAAGGTGGGTTTTTGAACAAGTTGGAGAAAAAGAAATAACAAGAGAAGAATTAGAATTAATAATAGCAAACATATTAGAAAAAGTACAAGTTTCTCAAACTGGAAGTGGTTTTATAGAAATTAATAAAGGCGGAACAACGATTGTACAATTGAATGATATTAGAATTGTAATAACTAGGCCTCCATTCTCTGATGGTTTAGAACTTACAGCTGTAAAACCTGTTGCTAAACTTAATTTAGAAGATTATGGTTTACCAATAAAACTTATTGAAAGATTTGAAAAACAAGCTGAAGGAATTCTTATTGCAGGTGCACCTGGAATGGGAAAAACAACATTAGCTCAAGCATTAGCAGAATTCTATAGGAGTAAAGGTAAGATTATTAAAACTGTTGAAAGCCCAAGAGATTTGCAACTTCCATTGGATATAACGCAATATTCTAAAAGTGCAGCAACTTCAAGCGAAATACATGATGTTTTATTATTAAGCAGACCAGATTATACAATTTTTGATGAATTAAGAAATGATGAAGATTTTAATATATTCATGGATTTAAGACTTGCTGGAATAGGAGCTATTGGAGTTGTGCATGCTACTTCTCCGATAGATGCAATACAAAGGTTTGCTAATAGAGCTGAATTAGGAGTAATTCCATCAATAATAGATACTGTAGTATTTATGAGTATGGGAATAGTAACTAAAGTTTATACAATTGAAACAACTGTTAAAATTCCACATGGATTAAAGAAATACGATTTAGCAAGACCAGTAGTAGTTGTAAAAGATTTCTTATCTGGAATACCTGAATATGAACTATATGTTTTTGGTGAAAAATCGTTTGTTGTTCCAGTAAAAGAGAAAGAAAAAGAGAAAGCACCAAGAATAAAATTTTTCATAGAAAAAACAATTGAAAAATACATACCAGATTACGAAGTAGAAGTAAGAGAAGATGTAGTAACAATATACATCCCACCAGAATATTTCTCTATTTTCTCAAAGAAAATTAAGAAAAAACTTGAAAAAATAAGAAAAAGGTATGAAATAGCATTTATAGATGTTAGGCCTATACAATAATTAAATACTCATAATTTTTATCTTATTTAATTAAATTGGAATTTCTTCAATACTCGCTCCTTTTTTAATAATTTGTGAAGAAATTTCTTCAATGGCTTTATTTATAATTTTTTCCCCTTCTTTGATTTCTTCTTTCATCGTTGAAAAATGAAGTTCTATTAATGATGTACCTTCTCCACGTTTTGGATGAGATTTTATATATACTCCAGGATTGTTTTTCATAGCTTGCTCAATTATAGGAGATAAATCTGATTCTGCTATACCAATCAATCTTAAACTTTTCTCAATAAATTTAAGTTTTGATTTCTCTTTAATTCTTGGAAAAATATTTTCTTCAAAAATTGCTTTCATTTCATCTGGTACTCCTGGCAAGATGTATATTTCACAATTATTTAAAACAAGATATACTCCTGGAGCAGTTCCAACAGGATTTGGTAAAGGCTTACTCCCTTTTGGGAGAGTTGCCATTTTAATCCTATAAGGAGTTAATTCTTTATGTTTAATAATCCCTTTCTTAGCTAATTCTTCAATTTTTAAAGATATCATTCTTAATGCTTCTTCATTTAAAATCAATTCAAGATTGAATGCAATAGAAAATGCTTTAAGAGTCATATCATCAAAAGTAGGCCCAAGCCCACCAGTTGTAAAAATATAATTTGGTTTTCTTGAAATGCTTTCATTTAAGCAATTTGAAATTTCATTTAAATCATCCGGTACAACTGTAACTCTTTTAACATTAATCCCTAAACTAGTTAAACGTCTACAAAGCCATTGGGCATTTGTATTTAAAACTTTACCTATTAAAAGTTCATTGCCTATTGAAATAATTTCAGCAATCATCCTATAACACTTAACTAAAATAAGTTTAAGATAAAAATAAGTTTTTAAATAATCTTTTTTTAAATATGGAAGTCAAAAAAATTAATAAACTAATCTTCTTAAAATTATAATTCCAATAAACCATGAAACATATAAATCTATTATTCCTTGAATAGTATTCCAAAATGTTATTTCAATAAAATATGCTCCAAAACCAATTAAGCCAAATAAATGTCCAATAAAACTTTGAAACTTAGGATTAGTAAAGAATTCGATTACTTGTTCAGTACTCATTCCAAAGAAAATAGGAATAGCAAAATATAGATTAAAAATAACTGTAACAATATCTCTTAAAATTATTGCTATAATACTTGAAATTAAATAGATTTTTTTATTTTTTAAAAATTTTTCAATTCCATCAATTTTATATGAAAAAATAGCAGGTATTAAAAACATCCAAATACTAGAAATAGATTTCATTACAATTCCTACTATTCCACCAGCAAATGGGCCTAAAAAACCAACAAGTGGAATACTTATAAGTAAACAAAAAATAGCTGCTTTTAATCCAAAGAAAATCCAGCATAAAATCCATGGAATAGCAACAAAATCAATTCTCATAAACCATGGTGTTAAATAAATAGGAGGAATAGTTTGCAATATAACTGAGAAAGATGCTAAAATAGCAATGCCAGCAATTCTTATTGTTGGTCTCTTAAAGTATGTACTCATGCTCAATTTTTATCAATGAATGCCATAAATAAGCATTTATTTAAGTATTTAAATTAATTAATAAATCATTAATTTGCAAATATTTTAATTTAAGTTTTATTTCTTTTTATTTAATCATATTGTTTTTATCTATTTTTAAAAAAAAAATACAAATTATTAAATTAAGTTAAGAATGAAATAAAACTTTAATTAAAAAAAATACTTATAATATAACTTTAAATAATTTTTTTAAAAAAAGATGCAAAAAATAGAGAATATCTTGTAAAATATCAGTAAGATTTAAATAGCAGAATGTTACTATTTAATACGAGGGGAAAATGGGAGAAGAAAAAAAGATTAATAGAAGAGATTATCTTAAATATACAGGTGCTGCAATTGGTGGTTTAGTTGTTGGTGGAGCTTTAGGTTATTTAGCTAAACCAGCAGAAGTTGTTAAAGAAACAATAACAGCACCAGGTGTTGAGAAAACTGTAACAGTTACAGCTCCCGGTGTTGAAAGAACAGTAACTGTAACTGCAACTGCAACAAGACCAATTACTGAAACGATTACAACACCAACCACTGCGATAATTACAGCTCCTGGACTTCCTACACTTACTGAACCTACAAAACCAATTAAATTGACTTTTTGGAAATGGCAAGCTATAGCTTTAACTGATGAAAGAATACAAAGCATAGTCAACATATGGAATACATTACACCCAAATGTTCAAATAGAATTTACAGTAATGCCTGAACTTTCTGAACCTGAATTTATTGCAAAGGTTGAACAGGCTACAGAGGCTGGCATGGGTCCAGATATAATACATACTAGTGATAATGATGCAGTTACATTAGCATATGATGGTTATTTTGCTGAAGCACCTGAGGCAATACGAAAAATAGTTGATTATTATGTATTGCCCCCATTTAATGAAATACTTTACTTATGGGGGCCTGATATGGTAAAGAGAATGTATGCATTTCCTGGGTTTAGAGGAGGAGCAGCTAAGCTTGGATGGGTTAATGAATACCATTTAGAAGAAGCGGGTCTACCTCGTGATTGGGATCCAGCTGATTGGAATGAATTAATAGATGTTGCAAAAAAACTTACAAAATATGATTCAGCCGGCAACCTTGTAAGGTCAGGTTTATTTTTAAGAATAGCTGGACATGTTGGAGGAATATGGGACAAATTTATGCCATTATTCTTGTCTGCAGGAGGAAGAGGCATCTGGTACGAAGGAGGAGAATGGAAGACAGACTTAGACTCACCTATAGCTCGAGATGTTGTACAATTATACTTAGATGTATTGTATAAATATAAAATTTATCAACCTGGTTTTCCAGGAGATGTAACCGCGCTTGCAAATGAGCAAATTTCAATGCAAGTGCCAAGAGAAAACTCTGAAGTAGTACCAGTTATGCTAAAGGTTAAGCCAGAAAAATTCTCAGGTCCTGAGGGGCCAAAAGGTTTTCATCCATTTGCTGTCCCACCACCTAAAAAAGGAATGCCATCTAAGACTTGGTTAGATATGCATATGGTGGCAGTAAATTCTAAGAGTCCACCTGAAAGGAAGCAATGGGCATTTCAATTTATAGGGTGGGTTATGAGCAACAAAGATGTAAAAATAAAATTATATAATGAAGTGGGCCAATGGGCACCATTTAGAGATATAGTTAATGATCCACCATTCAATTCTCCATTTTATCAAAAATTGACAGAACTAATGAAGACTGGAACTAGTAGACTATTTCATCCACTTGCGGCTACAATTGCATATGATGGAGGAACTGTGCTATCGAGAATATTCAATAGAGAACTTGATGTTGATACAGGTCTTAAAGAATTAGCAAGAGTAGTACTTGAAGATGCAAATAAAATAGTCAAAAAATCTTAAATACAAAAAGGATAAGATATGCCTCTATTAAAATATAGAAAATCCCATTTTTTTTATGCTTTTATTTATTTACTACCTACAATAATTTTATATTCAATATTCTATTATTATCCATTTGCACTAAACGTATACTATAGTTTTACTGATTGGGATTTTCTTCATCCCGCTTCATTCGTAGGTTTAAAGAATTACCAAAGGCTTATTAGTGACCCTTTATTTTTTAAATCCTTGATATTAACCTTAATATATGTAATTAGTGTTTTATTAGGATCTATTGCTATCGGTTTGATTCAAGCATTCATTATTAATAGACCTACAAAATTAGCAGCTTTTACTCGTGTAATAATGTTTATTCCATATATGATTCCAGACGTAGCTGCAGCTGCTATATGGCTTATAATGTTTGCACCTGGTCCAAGTGGATATGTAAATTGTATTTTTTCAAGTTTAGGTTTAGGAAATTATTCTTGGTTTCAAGATTCAAACTTAGCAATGCCTATGTTAATATTATACTCTTTATGGAAATATACAGGATTCTCCGCTCTAGTATTATACTCAGGAATAAAAGCCATTCCTGGAGAATATATTGAGGCTGCTAGAATTGATGGGGCAAGCGAAATTAAGGTATTCACAAGAGTAGTTATGCCTTTACTTAGACCCATAATTTCTTTCATTATAGCTACAAATCTTATGTCTAGTTGGTTTGTTTTTTCATCGGTATATACCCTCACAAAAGGAGGACCAGGCACAGCGACGTTATTAATAGGGATGTATTTATATAGTACAGCTTTTGAAAGCTTTAAGGCAGGTTATGCTTCAACAATAGCAATCATTAATACCATATTTATCATTTTTATAGTTATACTTCAAGTAAGAAGAGTTAGGGGTGTAGGATATGGTGCATAAGAAAGTCAAAGCTTCTGATATATTAGCAAATATTATGATGATTCTAATAATAGCTTCAGTATTTATTCCTATGTATTTCCTAATAATAACTGCTTTTAAATCATTTTCAGAGATATTAAGAGTGCCACCATCATTCTTTCCTGAGAAACCTACTCTTGAGGGATTTTTACTTGCTAGAGAACATGGAGGAGATATTTTTAGAAGTCTTGCTAATAGCCTTATAATGTCTATTGGAGTAACGATTACAACGCTTTTCTTTTCATCTTTAGCAGGATATGCTTTTGCTATATATAAATTCAAATTTAAAGAGGCTTTGTTTATAACTGTGATATCAAAATACTTATTGCCAGAAATTGTGTTGATAATACCATGGTATTGGATTATGGGAAGGTTAAGACTTATAGATAATCTTTTTGGAGTAGCAGTTGTAAATATAATAGGTGCATGGTCAATATTTTATATTAGGAATTATATATCTCAAATACCTCCAGATTATATTGAAGCGTCTAGAATTGATGGGGCAAGTGAAAATAGAATCCTATTCCAAATAATTTGGCCTATGATAAGACCTGCATTAGGTGTAGCTACAACTGTTAACTTTCTATGGTCTTGGAATTGGTTTTTATGGCCTTTAGTATTATTACAATCTAAACCGAATTTTACTCTTCCTATTACTGTAGCTTTTGTTAGATACATTTATGGTGGAGGTCAAGAATCAGTACCTCATTATGGAGCAATAGCTGCTACTACATTAATATACATATTGCCAGTTCTATTATTGTATATATTAGTACAAAAATGGTTTGTAGAAGCTTTTATTGCATCTGGTGTTAAAAGATAATATATTTCCTCTTTTATTTTTTATTTTTAAGAATAGCCATGCAAAACTTATTGGTTAGTGTGTATTTTATTATATCTGAGGGATGTTGTAATGAATTCGAATAGTAAAGAAATTTTTAATGAAATTTATCAATCTATTGAAAAGTTAGAGATTTTTGATATTCACAACCATTTGAATCCTCAAGCATTATCTTTAAGAAATTATGAAGATGTGATTTTTTATCATTATATAAAAACAGAACTTGTTAATGCAGGAATGCCTTATAAATATTTAGAAGAATCTAAAGGAGTTGAAAAATTAAAAATTGCTTTACCTTATATTAAATATTTAAGAAATACTTCTACTTTCTGGTCTTTAATAAAAATACTTAATGATTTGTATGGATTTGAAGATAAAGAAATAAATGAGAAAAATTGGAAAAAAATAATTGGTCTTTTAGAATCTAGGAAAAATGATGAAGAATTGGCAAAAAATATTTTAAAGAATAAAGCTTATGTTAAAAAATCTTTGTTAACTCTTAATCCTTTAGAAAAAATTCCAAAATATGATAAAGAAATATTTAAAGGGGGACTTAGGATGGACCCTATAATTCCTAATTTAAATAAGCAAAGTTTAAACTATTTAGAAAAAATCACAAATATTGATGCGAAAAATCCAAATGATTTAATAGAAATGCTTTCAAAATTGATTAAAATTTTTTCAGATCATATAGTTGCAGTTACAGTGAACATACAACCAGATGATGATTTTCTTAAATTGCAAGTAAATGAAAAAGAAGCATCTCCTTATATTTCAATGCTAAAAGAAATAGGTACTTTAGATATAAATGGTAAAAGGGTTTTATCTTCATTCATGCTTAATCAATTATTAGAATTATGTAAAGAATATAATCTTGTTGCCCAATTTATGTTAGGTGTAAAAAGACCTGTACCAGGTGCTTCACCACCAGATTATGCTATTACAATATTTAACTCGCAACAATTACTGGATCTTGCTATAACATTTGCTAAATATCCTGAAGTTAATTTTGATATATTCATAGCTGATAGTTTATTAAATCATCCAATAACAGTAATTGCGAAAAATTATCCTAATATATTTTTAAGTGGATATTGGTGGTATTCTATGTATCCTGAAATTATAAGGTCTTATTTAAGATTAAGACTTCAAATGCTTCCATATAATAAAATTGGAGGATTTTTCAGTGATGCTTATGTTGCAGATTGGGTTTATGGAAAAGCTATTTTAGCAAAAAGACAAATTTCACATGTATTAAGTGAAATGGTAGTAGAAAAATATATCAACATGGATCTAGCAATCGATATAGCTAAAGCTTTTCTATATGAAAATGCTGAAAGAATTTATAAAAAACTATAAAATACCAATTTTAATATTTATTCTATTTAGATTATATGTTATGAGTATTTCCCAAACTTTTTTATTGCTCCAACCATAGCATCTATATTTTCAAGTGGTACTGCACAAGGAACGCCACCATCAGCAGATAATATGTACCCTCCTCCAGCTTTTGCTTTTAAAATGCATTGCTTAGATGCTTCAAAAACTTCTTCTGGCTTACCTTTTGCTAATATTTCTAAAGGTGGGATATTTCCCATAAGGCATATTTTATTTCCAATTCTTTTCTTTACTTCTGCTATATCCATTAAATAACTAAAATTAAATATTTGAAATCCTACTTCAGATAATTTTTCAAGTATATGAGAAGTATTAGAATCGCAATGAAAAGCTCTAACTTTATCATTAAACTCTTGGAAAATACTTTTCAAACTTTGATACCCAAATTCTTCAAAAAGTTTTGGAGAAAGTAATCCAGGAATATCATCAAGAACAAATATTCCTAATGGTTCATTAATAATTTCAAGTTGTGCTTTTAGCCATTTTATACATAGTTTAGTTGTTCTTTCAATAAGTTTATGCATCCATTGAGGATTAAGTCTAAGGTCTGCTATAAATCTAGATAATCCTCTTAAATGAGCCGCAGTCACAAGCGGTCCTCTGGTAGCTACAAACTTAATTGTATATCCTTTACTTTCTAAAATTTTTTGATAATATTCATATAATTCTAAAGCTAGAGGCATTAATCCATCTGTTTGAGGATCAGGATCTTCAAATTCATCTATTTCTTCAAGCTTTTTAATAATTGGTCCAGGAAATGGCAATCCATCTTTTTTCCATTTAAGTTTAGCTCCAAAAGCAGATGGTTCAATAAGCATTCCATATTCTACCCAAAATCCTGGAAAAAATACAATTTCAGGAAATCTATTCAAAATAAATAAATTAGCTTTTAACCATTCTTCTTGTATTAAATAATATTTTAGAGTTGTAGTTCCTGAAAAACCTGGAAGAGAAGGACTATCAACAATTAATGCTATAGGCACTTCATCAGGTTCCTCAAGAAGTGCTGCCTTTAAAAACCTTTCCCATTTATCCATTTATTTCTCACTTAAATTTCTTAATTTAAAAAAGAGTTTCAGTTTTTTATATTTTTAAGAATTATCATATAATTTCAACAATAGGCACAATATGCAATAATATTTTTGGAATAATTTTAAGTGCTTCTGCACAATCTGTATTTATTTTCTTTCCATAAAATGCACCTATAGCTTGAAGATATAAAACTAAAAATTCCCAATTATTTTGGAATTGGCTTTTATGTTCTTTTAATGCATTAAGTTTAATATTAAAAGTATCAGAAATATCAATTATAAAATTTGGTTTTGAAGTATAATATAAACCAATTAAAGGTACTTCATAAGGTTCTAAACCTTTTTCTAAATCTACTCTATTTATATTTGGAAGAGAAGAGAAAAATACTGCTTCAGTAGCTAAAAGTCCAGCATTTCTATGATCTGGATGAACTTCATAAGGAAGCCATGCATCTGGAGCAAAAACTACATCTGGCTTTTCTTCTCTAATTATACTTATAATTTCATTTCTAACATTTGGAGAATGAGGAAGTTCTGTATCTTTATAATTAAGCCAAAGAAGCTTCTTTACTCCAATAATTTTTGCTGCTCTTTCTTGTTCTTCTTTTCTAATTTTAGCAAGTTGTTCTGGTTTTATTGAAGGATCATTTGTTCCAAAACAACCATCAGTTAATGTTAAGTAAATTATTTCTCTCTTTTCTAAACTTAATTTTGCTAGAAGTCCTCCTATTGCTATTTCACAATCATCTGGATGTGGTTGAATACAAAGTATCTTTTTAACATTTTCAAAAGGTTTCTCCATATCTATTCCAAACAATTTTTTCATTAAATCTTTTGAAGTTTTTTCATTTAAATTCCTAAACATTTCTTTAAATTCGGAAAACATTTTTCATACACCTTTATACTTAAGATTTTGTAAGCTCATCTGCTCTCTTTCTTATAATAGTTCTTAATCTATCAATATCACTTGGTATTATTAATGTAAGAAAAACAAAAAGAACACCACATACTATCCAAGTAAGAGAGCTAATTAATGTTATAGAAAATTGCAATGTAGTGCCCATGCTAATTATTCCTACAAGCGCAGGAGAAATTGAACTGCCAATATTTTCAAAAAATCTAAGATAAGCTGTCGCACTTCCTCTTAATTCAGGTTCAATAACATCTGTAATAGCTGCACTTACACTTGGTCCAGCCATTGGAATTTCAAATGCTGTAAGCACTCCAAAGAAGAAGAAACTTTCAAAATTTTCTGAATACATTGTTAAATATATAAGTAAAGCTGAGAAGAAAACTACTATAGCTCCAAACATAGCCCTCCCTCTTTTTGTTTTTCTAAATAAGAAATCGCTTAAATAACCAGCAATAATATTTCCAATAGTCATAGCTAAAAGCCAAGCAACCATTACTATCATTATTAATTCTGAAGATAATTTTCTTTCAATTGTCATGTATGTTATAATCCAAAAAGTTATTGCATTCCATGGAAAAACTCCAAAAAAACCTTGAGCATAAAGTAAAAGAAGAGATTTATTCTTTAAAATTATTTTTAAATCAGATAATTTAACTTTATAAATATCAGAAACAAGTTTTCCAGAAAGTTCTGGTTCTGATGTTCCTCTAGGGACATCCTTAATGAAAAAATATATAATTAAACTTATTATTATTCCCACGCTTCCTGTAATAAAGAAAGCATTTCTCCAATTTAATCCAGTACCAATTATTGTTAAAGGTATTATAGTGCCAAGTATTGCACCTATTGGACTAGAGGCATTTATTATGCCCATAGCTTTTCCACGATCTTT
The Nitrososphaerota archaeon DNA segment above includes these coding regions:
- a CDS encoding tRNA (N(6)-L-threonylcarbamoyladenosine(37)-C(2))-methylthiotransferase — its product is MKYYIETYGCTSNKSDSEIMEGILLEKGFQKSNIEEAEIIIINTCGVKKPTEDKILNRIKKLSTLEKKIIIAGCLPKIVFEKVVKVAPNFSAIIDPFSIDRISEVCLKVLNGEKGLIVFSNKSPIKPCLPKKSSSKVIGIIQIAEGCTSACSYCCVRFARGRLQSYPYEKILEDLRNFINNGFKEIWLTSQDLSAYNYNGYRLPELLNEINKIPGEFFIRVGMMNPRTVLPIYKELAISFKNEKIFKFLHLPIQSGSNKVLKDMNRGYKIEDFKKIVNEFRKENNNLTLSTDIIVGFPTEEENDFEKTIELIKEIKPDIINISKFFPRPKTLLEGKPTLPFEIIKKRIKEIFELSKKISFEKNIEYIGWVGKVLIDEKGCGNTWIGRNISYKPVVVESNKNLLGKIIDVEIESVKATYLLGKILLV
- a CDS encoding ATPase, T2SS/T4P/T4SS family, translated to MKKENVYIPDISAIETNILSHLISDNKVHGKILIHKAILSEFEKKAASGDDLGLKALKKLREITNEKGIEIEFIDNKENEIDFKSAIRELALKKDGYLISCDPITLKVAEAMGIKVLFELPETKLKLEEFFTENVMSVHLKEGVVPRVKRGVPGRWVFEQVGEKEITREELELIIANILEKVQVSQTGSGFIEINKGGTTIVQLNDIRIVITRPPFSDGLELTAVKPVAKLNLEDYGLPIKLIERFEKQAEGILIAGAPGMGKTTLAQALAEFYRSKGKIIKTVESPRDLQLPLDITQYSKSAATSSEIHDVLLLSRPDYTIFDELRNDEDFNIFMDLRLAGIGAIGVVHATSPIDAIQRFANRAELGVIPSIIDTVVFMSMGIVTKVYTIETTVKIPHGLKKYDLARPVVVVKDFLSGIPEYELYVFGEKSFVVPVKEKEKEKAPRIKFFIEKTIEKYIPDYEVEVREDVVTIYIPPEYFSIFSKKIKKKLEKIRKRYEIAFIDVRPIQ
- a CDS encoding molybdopterin-binding protein; translation: MIAEIISIGNELLIGKVLNTNAQWLCRRLTSLGINVKRVTVVPDDLNEISNCLNESISRKPNYIFTTGGLGPTFDDMTLKAFSIAFNLELILNEEALRMISLKIEELAKKGIIKHKELTPYRIKMATLPKGSKPLPNPVGTAPGVYLVLNNCEIYILPGVPDEMKAIFEENIFPRIKEKSKLKFIEKSLRLIGIAESDLSPIIEQAMKNNPGVYIKSHPKRGEGTSLIELHFSTMKEEIKEGEKIINKAIEEISSQIIKKGASIEEIPI
- a CDS encoding ECF transporter S component, whose product is MSTYFKRPTIRIAGIAILASFSVILQTIPPIYLTPWFMRIDFVAIPWILCWIFFGLKAAIFCLLISIPLVGFLGPFAGGIVGIVMKSISSIWMFLIPAIFSYKIDGIEKFLKNKKIYLISSIIAIILRDIVTVIFNLYFAIPIFFGMSTEQVIEFFTNPKFQSFIGHLFGLIGFGAYFIEITFWNTIQGIIDLYVSWFIGIIILRRLVY
- a CDS encoding extracellular solute-binding protein codes for the protein MGEEKKINRRDYLKYTGAAIGGLVVGGALGYLAKPAEVVKETITAPGVEKTVTVTAPGVERTVTVTATATRPITETITTPTTAIITAPGLPTLTEPTKPIKLTFWKWQAIALTDERIQSIVNIWNTLHPNVQIEFTVMPELSEPEFIAKVEQATEAGMGPDIIHTSDNDAVTLAYDGYFAEAPEAIRKIVDYYVLPPFNEILYLWGPDMVKRMYAFPGFRGGAAKLGWVNEYHLEEAGLPRDWDPADWNELIDVAKKLTKYDSAGNLVRSGLFLRIAGHVGGIWDKFMPLFLSAGGRGIWYEGGEWKTDLDSPIARDVVQLYLDVLYKYKIYQPGFPGDVTALANEQISMQVPRENSEVVPVMLKVKPEKFSGPEGPKGFHPFAVPPPKKGMPSKTWLDMHMVAVNSKSPPERKQWAFQFIGWVMSNKDVKIKLYNEVGQWAPFRDIVNDPPFNSPFYQKLTELMKTGTSRLFHPLAATIAYDGGTVLSRIFNRELDVDTGLKELARVVLEDANKIVKKS
- a CDS encoding sugar ABC transporter permease, translated to MPLLKYRKSHFFYAFIYLLPTIILYSIFYYYPFALNVYYSFTDWDFLHPASFVGLKNYQRLISDPLFFKSLILTLIYVISVLLGSIAIGLIQAFIINRPTKLAAFTRVIMFIPYMIPDVAAAAIWLIMFAPGPSGYVNCIFSSLGLGNYSWFQDSNLAMPMLILYSLWKYTGFSALVLYSGIKAIPGEYIEAARIDGASEIKVFTRVVMPLLRPIISFIIATNLMSSWFVFSSVYTLTKGGPGTATLLIGMYLYSTAFESFKAGYASTIAIINTIFIIFIVILQVRRVRGVGYGA
- a CDS encoding carbohydrate ABC transporter permease — its product is MVHKKVKASDILANIMMILIIASVFIPMYFLIITAFKSFSEILRVPPSFFPEKPTLEGFLLAREHGGDIFRSLANSLIMSIGVTITTLFFSSLAGYAFAIYKFKFKEALFITVISKYLLPEIVLIIPWYWIMGRLRLIDNLFGVAVVNIIGAWSIFYIRNYISQIPPDYIEASRIDGASENRILFQIIWPMIRPALGVATTVNFLWSWNWFLWPLVLLQSKPNFTLPITVAFVRYIYGGGQESVPHYGAIAATTLIYILPVLLLYILVQKWFVEAFIASGVKR